A genomic region of Cotesia glomerata isolate CgM1 linkage group LG9, MPM_Cglom_v2.3, whole genome shotgun sequence contains the following coding sequences:
- the LOC123272285 gene encoding LOW QUALITY PROTEIN: ataxin-8-like (The sequence of the model RefSeq protein was modified relative to this genomic sequence to represent the inferred CDS: substituted 3 bases at 3 genomic stop codons) encodes QQKQEQEEQEQKKHKEHEQQXEQEQQKEQEQEQKKQKEQXQQXEQKL; translated from the exons caacaaaaacaagaacaagaagaacaagaacaaaaaaaacacaaaGAACACGAACAACAATAAGAACAAGAA caacaaaaagaacaagaacaagaacaaaagaaacaaaaagaacaataacaacaataagaACAAAAACTATAA